From the Mycoplasmatota bacterium genome, one window contains:
- the arcA gene encoding arginine deiminase — protein sequence MKHINVNSEIGRLKKVLLHRPGKELENLKPEWLERLLFDDIPWLELAQKEHDEFADVFRQNKVEVVYLEDLVSETLDQSNELKSQFISQFLDESHVVSETLRHVVTEYLNSFDNTKEMIEKTMSGIRKKEIPNWTKRTLSDYIGDYPFVCDPMPNLYFTRDPFSSVGNGITMSKMYTLTRRRETIFGDYIFKYHNVYGKNNVERYYDRDQPFSIEGGDILVLSDKILAVGVSQRTHPLAIESLVKNILYKYNTSFEMVLAFDIPKTRAFMHLDTVFTRVDHDKFTIHSQIDDNFKVYELTKDTLRPGKLSVKPIVERLDIILSRYLNENVTLIPCGGGDEVISGREQWNDGANTLALSPGEVIVYGRNYVTNAILKEHGVKVHAISSSELSRGRGGPRCMSMPLLREDV from the coding sequence TTGAAACACATAAATGTTAATTCAGAAATAGGAAGACTAAAAAAGGTGTTGCTACATAGGCCAGGAAAAGAATTAGAAAATCTAAAACCTGAATGGTTAGAAAGGTTATTATTTGATGATATTCCTTGGCTCGAATTAGCACAAAAAGAACATGATGAATTTGCAGATGTATTTAGACAAAATAAAGTTGAAGTGGTTTATTTAGAGGACCTAGTCTCTGAAACGCTAGATCAAAGTAATGAACTAAAATCACAGTTTATAAGCCAGTTTCTTGATGAATCACATGTAGTAAGTGAGACATTAAGACATGTGGTAACTGAATATTTAAATTCTTTTGATAATACAAAAGAAATGATTGAAAAAACCATGTCTGGAATTCGTAAAAAAGAAATACCAAATTGGACAAAACGTACATTAAGTGATTATATTGGGGATTACCCATTTGTTTGTGATCCTATGCCTAATTTATATTTTACTAGAGACCCATTTAGTTCAGTTGGAAATGGGATCACAATGAGCAAAATGTATACTTTAACCCGTAGAAGAGAAACAATATTTGGTGATTATATCTTTAAGTATCATAATGTTTATGGAAAAAACAATGTTGAACGCTATTATGATAGAGACCAACCTTTTTCTATAGAAGGTGGCGATATCTTAGTTTTATCTGACAAAATATTAGCAGTTGGTGTCAGTCAAAGAACCCATCCACTAGCAATTGAATCATTGGTTAAAAATATCTTGTATAAGTATAATACTTCGTTTGAAATGGTTTTAGCGTTTGATATTCCTAAAACCAGAGCATTTATGCATCTTGACACTGTTTTTACGCGTGTTGATCATGATAAATTTACTATTCATAGTCAAATTGACGATAATTTTAAAGTTTATGAATTAACTAAAGATACATTAAGACCAGGTAAATTAAGTGTAAAACCAATTGTTGAACGTTTAGATATTATATTATCACGATATCTCAATGAAAATGTTACCTTAATACCATGTGGTGGTGGAGATGAAGTTATATCTGGTAGAGAACAATGGAACGATGGCGCAAATACATTAGCTTTATCACCAGGTGAAGTTATTGTGTATGGAAGAAATTATGTAACAAACGCTATTTTAAAAGAACATGGTGTTAAAGTACATGCCATTTCTTCAAGTGAACTATCAAGAGGACGTGGAGGTCCTCGATGTATGAGTATGCCTCTGTTACGTGAGGACGTTTAA
- a CDS encoding enoyl-CoA hydratase/isomerase family protein: MNTILYEVNDNIAKITFNRPNALNAINKEMLNELDQVINEIKADDNIHFVLFTGVGKAFIAGADISEMAHMNTSEAKAYGKFGADVFRKIELLKKVTIATINGYCLGGGNELAMACDIRIASEKAKFGQPEVSLGITPGFSGTIRLPRIVGVSKAKELLFTGKMIDAKEALTIGLVSSVEPLESLNEKVHHLIHSINKNSLHAVLSTKQVVDEGIEGSLDDGIELETVHFSNCFSFYDQKEGMNAFIEKRKAKFNHNKEE, translated from the coding sequence ATGAATACGATTCTTTATGAAGTAAATGATAACATCGCGAAAATTACTTTTAATAGACCTAATGCCTTAAATGCAATCAATAAAGAAATGTTAAACGAATTGGATCAAGTTATTAATGAAATAAAGGCAGATGATAATATTCATTTTGTTCTCTTTACAGGTGTAGGGAAAGCATTTATTGCTGGAGCTGATATTTCAGAAATGGCTCATATGAACACATCAGAAGCAAAAGCTTATGGAAAATTTGGTGCAGATGTTTTTAGGAAAATCGAGTTATTAAAAAAAGTGACAATAGCAACAATTAATGGCTATTGTTTAGGTGGTGGAAATGAACTCGCAATGGCATGTGATATTCGTATCGCATCAGAAAAGGCTAAATTTGGGCAACCAGAAGTCTCATTAGGGATTACACCAGGATTTTCTGGTACAATCCGTTTACCTAGAATTGTTGGTGTATCAAAAGCGAAAGAATTATTATTTACAGGTAAAATGATTGATGCTAAAGAAGCATTAACAATCGGTTTGGTATCATCTGTAGAACCATTAGAGTCTTTAAATGAAAAAGTTCATCATTTAATTCATTCTATTAACAAAAATTCATTACACGCTGTTTTGTCGACAAAACAAGTTGTAGATGAAGGAATTGAAGGTTCTTTAGACGATGGAATAGAATTAGAAACTGTTCATTTTTCAAATTGTTTTTCTTTCTATGATCAAAAAGAAGGAATGAATGCCTTTATTGAAAAAAGGAAAGCTAAATTTAATCACAACAAGGAGGAATAA
- a CDS encoding Mpv17/PMP22 family protein → MKRKDSLFVIIFILICTILVVKQSRNTFIDLTNQYPYLMGFIKVAVLATMGELLASRISKGTYKINGIILKMIIWGLIGCSFVLVFKLFASGVIALQEDYLLPQISHHTFLGKLLFAFLTSTLMNLIFAPTFMAFHRITDTYIELGHGNLKQIASIKSEQVIKSIDWNHFIKFVVFKTIPFFWIPAHTVTFLLPEVYRVLVAALLSIVLGIILSLSKRQIKRL, encoded by the coding sequence ATAAAGCGTAAAGATTCTTTATTTGTAATAATTTTTATTTTAATATGTACAATTCTTGTTGTTAAACAATCTAGAAATACATTTATTGATTTAACAAATCAATATCCCTACTTAATGGGATTTATTAAAGTAGCTGTATTGGCGACAATGGGTGAGTTATTAGCATCTAGAATTTCAAAAGGTACCTATAAGATTAATGGTATAATTTTGAAAATGATTATATGGGGTTTGATTGGGTGTAGTTTTGTTTTAGTTTTTAAACTTTTTGCATCAGGTGTTATTGCACTTCAAGAAGATTATTTACTACCTCAGATTAGTCATCATACATTTTTAGGTAAATTACTTTTTGCTTTCTTAACAAGTACATTGATGAACCTTATCTTTGCGCCAACTTTTATGGCATTTCATCGTATTACTGATACATACATAGAATTAGGTCATGGAAATCTAAAACAAATAGCATCTATAAAATCAGAACAAGTAATTAAATCCATTGATTGGAATCATTTTATTAAATTTGTTGTTTTTAAAACAATTCCTTTCTTCTGGATACCAGCACATACGGTTACTTTCTTATTACCAGAAGTGTATCGCGTTTTAGTAGCTGCTTTGTTATCAATTGTTTTAGGAATCATTTTATCATTGTCTAAAAGACAAATAAAACGATTATAA
- a CDS encoding 3-hydroxybutyryl-CoA dehydrogenase — protein MKVLIIGSGTMGSGIAQVIAQSGQTVILNDISSELVEKGYQKITRNLEKLVSKGKITEEQKNTILNHISINTDIKEAYDVDLVIEAAVENMEIKKKIFKQLDETIQKDAILATNTSSLSITEIAASTTRCDKVIGIHFFNPAPVMKLIEVIKGLTTSTETFNTIIEFVKSIGKEVVNVEEAPGFVVNRLLIPMINEAIGILSEQVASVEDIDKAMMYGANHPMGPLALSDLIGNDVVLAIMEVLFKEFGDQKYRPHPYLKKMVRANLLGRKTGKGFYNYKK, from the coding sequence ATGAAAGTCCTTATTATTGGTAGTGGAACAATGGGAAGTGGCATTGCTCAAGTTATTGCACAATCTGGGCAAACGGTTATTTTAAATGATATATCAAGTGAATTAGTTGAAAAGGGTTATCAAAAAATTACACGGAATTTAGAAAAACTTGTTTCTAAAGGAAAAATAACAGAGGAACAAAAAAATACAATATTAAATCATATTTCAATAAATACTGATATTAAAGAAGCCTATGATGTGGATTTAGTTATCGAAGCTGCTGTTGAAAATATGGAAATTAAGAAAAAAATATTTAAGCAACTAGATGAAACAATACAAAAAGATGCGATTTTAGCAACGAATACTTCTTCACTTTCGATAACAGAAATTGCTGCTAGTACAACTAGATGTGATAAAGTCATCGGAATTCATTTCTTTAATCCTGCTCCAGTAATGAAATTAATAGAAGTAATAAAAGGATTAACAACAAGTACTGAAACATTTAATACAATCATCGAGTTTGTTAAAAGTATTGGAAAAGAAGTGGTTAATGTTGAAGAAGCACCAGGATTTGTGGTTAACAGATTACTAATTCCTATGATTAATGAAGCAATAGGCATATTATCAGAACAGGTCGCATCAGTAGAAGACATCGATAAAGCAATGATGTATGGCGCTAATCATCCGATGGGACCACTTGCCTTATCTGATTTAATCGGTAATGATGTTGTTTTAGCGATCATGGAAGTATTATTTAAAGAATTTGGTGATCAAAAATATCGTCCGCATCCGTATTTGAAAAAAATGGTGCGAGCTAATTTATTAGGAAGAAAAACTGGAAAAGGGTTTTATAATTATAAAAAATAA
- the ablA gene encoding lysine 2,3-aminomutase produces the protein MNTEYLRRRKSYFPNVTDEEWNNWHWQVRNRIVSLDMLEKYIKLSHDEKDAIEKVLGKFRMAITPYYLTLMDPEDPKCPVRMQAIPTINEMQVGAHDFVDPLHEDADSPVQGLTHRYPDRVLFLITDMCSMYCRHCTRRRFAGQTDNEVSKTRIDRAIEYIKDHHEVRDVLLSGGDALLVSDERIEYILKKLRAIPHVEIIRFGTRTPVVMPQRITDKFVNMVKKYHPVWLNTHFNHVKEITPESKKAIEKMANAGIPLGNQSVLLRGVNDCVHVMKELVHNLVAMRVRPYYIYQCDLSTGIEHFRTPVSKGIEIIEGLRGHTSGYAVPTFVVDAPGGGGKIPVMPQYLISQSPGKVVLRNFEGNISTYYEPVGYQEDCHCDYCSSHKEHHSIGVSRLLFGEQLSLETKE, from the coding sequence ATTAATACAGAATATCTAAGGAGAAGAAAATCTTATTTTCCGAATGTAACAGATGAAGAGTGGAATAACTGGCACTGGCAAGTTCGGAATAGAATTGTCTCTTTAGATATGCTTGAAAAATATATTAAATTAAGTCATGATGAGAAAGATGCTATTGAAAAAGTATTGGGTAAATTCCGAATGGCTATTACTCCATACTATTTAACCTTAATGGATCCTGAAGACCCTAAATGTCCGGTTAGAATGCAAGCGATACCGACGATTAATGAGATGCAAGTTGGTGCTCATGATTTTGTTGACCCTTTACATGAAGATGCAGATTCTCCTGTTCAAGGATTAACCCATCGATATCCTGATCGTGTTTTATTTTTAATCACTGATATGTGTTCAATGTATTGTAGGCATTGTACACGTAGACGTTTTGCTGGACAAACAGACAATGAGGTATCTAAAACAAGAATAGATAGAGCAATTGAGTATATTAAGGATCATCATGAGGTAAGAGATGTTTTATTATCTGGTGGCGATGCATTATTAGTAAGTGATGAAAGAATTGAGTATATATTAAAAAAATTACGTGCTATTCCCCATGTTGAAATCATTCGATTTGGTACACGTACACCTGTTGTAATGCCACAACGAATAACTGATAAATTTGTCAATATGGTAAAAAAATACCATCCAGTATGGCTCAATACACATTTTAATCATGTGAAAGAAATTACACCAGAATCCAAAAAAGCAATTGAAAAAATGGCTAATGCAGGTATTCCACTTGGCAATCAAAGCGTTCTTTTAAGAGGGGTTAATGATTGTGTCCATGTGATGAAAGAACTGGTTCATAATTTAGTGGCGATGCGTGTACGACCTTACTATATTTATCAATGTGATTTATCGACAGGAATAGAACATTTTAGAACACCAGTTTCAAAAGGAATTGAAATTATTGAGGGGTTAAGAGGTCATACCTCAGGTTATGCTGTACCAACATTTGTGGTTGATGCACCTGGTGGTGGTGGAAAGATTCCAGTTATGCCACAATACTTAATCTCACAGTCGCCAGGTAAAGTTGTATTACGTAATTTTGAAGGAAATATATCGACTTATTATGAGCCTGTTGGTTACCAAGAAGATTGTCATTGTGATTATTGCTCATCACATAAAGAACACCATTCAATTGGTGTATCACGTTTACTTTTTGGGGAACAACTAAGTCTTGAGACAAAAGAATAA
- a CDS encoding cobalamin-dependent protein (Presence of a B(12) (cobalamin)-binding domain implies dependence on cobalamin itself, in one of its several forms, or in some unusual lineages, dependence on a cobalamin-like analog.): MGYSLDKKDFDKTLDLTKVKPYGDTINDGKVQVSFTLPVPFNEKGEECAKELAKKMGLIDPLVSHGQDLDDNFSFYIIYGNLMHSADYTSIHVETVETNHMDMHDIEHYIEENIKRDIVIIGASTGSDAHTVGIDAIMNMKGYAGHYGLERYHGIDAYNLGSQVENEVFVQKAIEYNADVLLVSQTVTQKDVHIKNLTHLIELLEAEGIRDQVVLICGGPRISHELAKELGYDAGFGVKKFAEDVAAFSVCEMVKRNLVNRLPLGTKKR, from the coding sequence ATGGGATATTCACTAGATAAAAAAGATTTTGATAAAACATTAGATTTGACGAAAGTAAAACCTTATGGGGATACCATAAATGATGGAAAAGTACAAGTAAGTTTTACACTTCCGGTTCCTTTTAACGAGAAGGGTGAAGAATGTGCTAAAGAATTAGCTAAAAAGATGGGATTAATTGATCCACTTGTATCACATGGTCAAGATCTTGATGATAATTTTTCATTTTATATTATTTATGGTAATTTAATGCATTCTGCTGATTATACTAGTATTCATGTAGAAACAGTTGAAACAAATCACATGGATATGCATGATATCGAACATTACATTGAAGAAAACATTAAAAGAGATATTGTGATAATAGGTGCTTCAACAGGAAGTGATGCCCATACGGTTGGAATAGATGCAATTATGAATATGAAAGGTTATGCAGGACATTATGGGTTAGAACGATATCATGGGATTGATGCTTATAATTTAGGAAGTCAAGTAGAAAATGAAGTATTTGTTCAAAAAGCGATTGAATATAACGCAGATGTTTTATTAGTATCACAGACAGTTACGCAAAAAGATGTACATATCAAAAATTTAACACATTTAATAGAGTTATTAGAAGCAGAGGGAATTAGGGATCAAGTCGTTCTCATTTGTGGTGGTCCAAGAATTTCTCATGAATTAGCGAAAGAATTAGGGTATGATGCTGGGTTTGGTGTGAAGAAGTTTGCAGAAGATGTTGCCGCATTTTCTGTATGTGAAATGGTTAAAAGAAATTTGGTAAATAGACTACCTTTAGGTACAAAAAAGCGTTAG
- a CDS encoding DNA mismatch repair protein MutS, protein MNKFINGQVKKVISFNDLMKEITIHSAYGNFFLHHLTPFDSKDELLKEYHLIEKFIQHFNDFDKLERILDKFKDIKLTLKNCKEGKILDIVDLYEIKIQAIYMNELKKVFNPFDIELLTMNDCQDIIQLLSSSNNDITTDFTIYNSYSEHLKEIRLEKRKIEHQYFKADDKNREQLQILRSKYVILEADEELKVRKKLTHQLQNMVCKMEDNISKISHIDVLIGKAKMAVKYHAVKPTISENLLSLVDMENPLIKNQVEQLGNHYTKNSIEMYQGTTILTGANMSGKSSVIKTVALNVCLAHLGFYVFAKEAFIPIVSGIEYVGYESENVIHGLSSFGFEIASINNTIEKMKKNTYLICVDEFARSTNPSEGQKFVKAFAEFSKNYSSYTLLATHYDGVVTSNMNHYQIEGLKDEEIDSVTIHSIKDFNRFMNYTLKKVTKIEQVPKEAYKVSVLLDIDKDFKAYLDKCYEE, encoded by the coding sequence ATGAATAAATTTATTAATGGACAAGTCAAAAAAGTTATCAGTTTTAATGATTTAATGAAAGAAATAACCATTCATAGTGCTTATGGTAATTTCTTTCTTCATCACTTGACTCCATTTGATTCAAAAGATGAATTATTGAAAGAATATCATTTAATTGAAAAATTTATTCAACATTTTAATGATTTTGATAAACTAGAACGTATTTTAGATAAATTTAAAGATATTAAATTAACATTGAAAAATTGTAAAGAAGGTAAGATATTAGATATTGTTGACTTATATGAAATAAAGATACAAGCTATTTACATGAATGAACTTAAGAAAGTTTTTAATCCTTTTGATATTGAATTATTAACGATGAACGATTGTCAAGATATTATTCAATTACTATCATCAAGCAATAATGATATAACTACAGATTTTACGATTTATAATTCATATTCAGAACATTTAAAAGAAATCCGTCTAGAAAAAAGAAAAATTGAACATCAATATTTTAAAGCAGATGATAAAAATAGAGAACAGCTTCAAATATTACGATCAAAGTATGTCATCTTAGAAGCAGATGAGGAATTAAAGGTACGAAAAAAATTAACACATCAATTACAAAATATGGTTTGTAAGATGGAAGATAATATTAGTAAAATAAGTCATATCGATGTACTTATTGGAAAAGCTAAAATGGCAGTTAAGTATCATGCCGTGAAACCAACGATTTCAGAAAACCTACTTAGTCTAGTAGATATGGAGAATCCTTTAATTAAGAATCAAGTTGAACAACTAGGTAATCATTATACTAAAAATTCAATAGAGATGTATCAAGGAACAACCATATTGACTGGGGCTAATATGAGTGGGAAATCGTCAGTTATTAAAACAGTCGCATTAAACGTTTGCTTAGCTCATCTTGGATTTTATGTATTTGCGAAAGAGGCGTTTATTCCTATCGTATCAGGAATTGAATATGTTGGTTATGAATCTGAAAACGTGATACATGGTTTATCTTCTTTTGGATTTGAAATTGCTTCAATAAATAACACGATAGAAAAGATGAAGAAAAATACTTATTTGATATGTGTGGATGAATTTGCTCGTTCAACTAATCCGAGTGAAGGACAAAAATTTGTTAAAGCCTTTGCAGAATTTTCGAAAAATTATTCTTCTTACACATTATTAGCGACTCATTATGATGGTGTTGTTACGTCTAATATGAATCATTATCAAATTGAGGGGTTAAAAGATGAAGAGATAGATAGTGTTACTATTCACTCAATAAAAGATTTTAATCGGTTTATGAATTATACATTAAAAAAAGTTACAAAAATTGAACAGGTACCAAAAGAAGCTTATAAAGTATCCGTTTTATTAGATATTGACAAAGATTTTAAAGCATACTTAGATAAATGCTACGAGGAGTGA
- a CDS encoding CoA transferase subunit B: protein MDSRSIKEIIARRVALELRDGDVVNLGIGLPTLVANYVPEGINVYFQSENGLINLGPKPNEGEEDFDVTNAGGQPVTILPGGAYFDSSISFSIIRGGHVDLTVLGSLEVDEKGNIANWIIPGKMVPGMGGAMDLLVGAKKVIVAMSHTNKGRPKILKECTLPLTAKGEVDMIFTEMGVMEITPSGIKLIEINPMFTVEEVQEATGAQLIISENLKIMDVPYENKA, encoded by the coding sequence ATGGATAGTAGAAGCATTAAAGAAATTATAGCTAGAAGAGTTGCTTTAGAGTTAAGAGATGGTGATGTTGTTAATTTAGGAATTGGATTACCAACTTTAGTTGCTAATTATGTACCAGAAGGTATAAATGTTTATTTTCAATCTGAAAACGGGTTAATTAATTTAGGTCCTAAACCAAATGAAGGTGAAGAAGACTTTGATGTAACCAATGCAGGAGGACAACCGGTAACTATATTACCTGGCGGTGCATATTTTGATAGTTCTATTTCATTTTCTATAATACGTGGTGGACATGTTGATTTAACAGTCCTAGGGTCTTTAGAAGTAGATGAAAAAGGGAATATCGCTAATTGGATAATACCTGGAAAGATGGTACCTGGTATGGGTGGAGCAATGGATTTATTAGTTGGTGCTAAAAAAGTCATTGTTGCCATGAGTCATACAAATAAAGGAAGACCAAAAATATTAAAAGAATGTACATTACCATTAACCGCTAAGGGTGAGGTTGATATGATATTTACTGAAATGGGTGTCATGGAAATTACACCATCTGGTATAAAGTTAATTGAAATAAACCCAATGTTTACTGTAGAAGAAGTACAGGAAGCAACAGGTGCGCAATTAATTATTTCAGAAAATTTAAAAATAATGGATGTTCCATATGAAAATAAAGCGTAA
- a CDS encoding 3-oxoacid CoA-transferase subunit A: MKLIDINDFKSHFKDGMSIMVGGFMAVGTSEPLIDALVESNVKDLTIICNDAGFPDKGVGKLIENKQVKKLLASHIGLNPTAGKMMASGELETVLIPQGTLIEQIRAGGAGLGGVLTTTGIGTIVEETKQKIEIDGVEFLVEKPLKADVAIIRGSKVDKYGNVIYNATTRNFNPMMAMACEKVFVWPEQLVDELDPNHIITPHIFVDYIVKEDE, from the coding sequence ATGAAATTAATTGACATCAATGATTTTAAATCTCATTTTAAAGATGGAATGTCAATTATGGTAGGTGGATTTATGGCTGTTGGTACATCAGAACCGTTAATTGATGCTTTAGTAGAATCTAATGTCAAAGATTTAACAATTATATGTAATGATGCTGGATTTCCTGATAAGGGGGTTGGGAAATTAATTGAAAATAAACAAGTGAAAAAATTGCTAGCTTCTCATATTGGATTAAATCCAACGGCTGGAAAAATGATGGCATCAGGAGAATTAGAAACGGTCCTCATTCCACAAGGGACTTTAATTGAACAAATACGCGCAGGTGGGGCTGGGCTTGGTGGTGTATTAACAACAACAGGGATTGGAACAATAGTAGAAGAGACAAAACAAAAAATAGAAATTGATGGTGTTGAATTTTTAGTAGAAAAGCCTTTAAAAGCTGATGTAGCAATTATTAGAGGTTCAAAAGTTGATAAATATGGGAATGTCATCTATAATGCGACAACACGAAATTTTAATCCAATGATGGCAATGGCTTGTGAAAAGGTTTTTGTTTGGCCAGAACAATTAGTGGATGAATTAGATCCAAATCATATCATAACTCCACATATCTTTGTTGATTACATTGTGAAGGAGGATGAGTAG
- a CDS encoding lysine 5,6-aminomutase subunit alpha, giving the protein MSKLNLDWNVVNEARIHAKNIAQNVQEFIDKHTTVSVERTICRLVGIDGVNDLDVALPNVVVDHIKDRGNIGLGVCYYIGNAMIETGLSPQDIAEKIASDELDITKLPKNDIFDIRLALQPIVEKYLDFIKSNNVYRKQQFKKYGIKKGPELYVIVATGNIYEDVTQAVAAAKQGADIIAVIRSTGQSLLDYVPYGATTEGFGGTYATQENFKIMRKALDEVGEELGRYIKLVNYASGLCMPEISAMGALERLDVMLNDSLYGILFRDINMKRTFVDQYFSRVINSYAGIIINTGEDNYLTTSDAIEEAHTVLASQFINEQFALLAHLPEELQGLGHAFEINPDVENGFLYEVAQAQMAREIFPNAPLKYMPPTKFMTGNVFRGHVQDALFNMTTIMTNQKIHLLGMMTEAIHTPFMSDRALAIENAQYIFTTMKDISEEIEFKKGGIIENRAKEVLNNANNLLSKIEKMGIFETLEKGIFAGIKRPQNGGKGLENVFKKENAYFNLVLDLMVEELKEV; this is encoded by the coding sequence TTGAGTAAACTTAATTTAGATTGGAATGTCGTTAATGAAGCAAGAATCCATGCTAAAAATATAGCTCAAAATGTACAAGAATTTATTGATAAACATACAACGGTAAGCGTTGAAAGAACCATTTGTCGACTAGTAGGCATTGATGGTGTAAATGATTTAGATGTTGCTTTACCTAATGTTGTCGTAGACCATATTAAAGATAGAGGAAATATTGGATTAGGGGTTTGTTATTACATAGGAAATGCAATGATAGAAACAGGACTTAGTCCACAAGATATTGCAGAAAAAATTGCTTCAGATGAATTAGATATTACGAAATTACCTAAAAATGATATATTTGATATTCGTCTTGCCTTACAACCAATTGTAGAAAAATATTTGGATTTTATTAAATCAAATAATGTGTACAGAAAACAACAATTTAAAAAATATGGGATAAAAAAAGGACCTGAACTTTATGTTATTGTTGCTACAGGTAATATATATGAAGATGTTACACAAGCAGTAGCAGCTGCAAAACAAGGGGCTGATATCATTGCTGTGATTCGTTCAACCGGACAATCACTATTAGATTATGTACCATATGGTGCTACAACTGAAGGTTTTGGTGGAACCTATGCAACTCAAGAAAACTTTAAAATTATGCGAAAAGCACTAGATGAGGTAGGAGAAGAATTAGGTAGATACATAAAACTAGTTAACTATGCTTCTGGTTTATGTATGCCAGAGATTTCAGCGATGGGTGCTTTAGAACGTCTTGATGTTATGCTTAATGATTCATTATATGGTATTCTGTTCCGGGATATAAATATGAAACGTACTTTTGTTGATCAATATTTTTCACGTGTAATTAATTCATATGCTGGAATTATTATCAACACTGGTGAAGATAATTATTTAACTACAAGCGATGCGATTGAAGAAGCACATACAGTTTTAGCATCACAATTTATCAATGAACAGTTTGCTTTACTTGCTCATTTACCAGAAGAATTACAAGGATTAGGTCATGCTTTTGAAATAAACCCTGATGTTGAAAATGGATTTTTATATGAAGTTGCTCAAGCGCAAATGGCAAGAGAGATCTTTCCAAATGCTCCATTGAAATATATGCCACCAACTAAATTTATGACAGGAAATGTCTTTAGAGGACATGTACAAGATGCCTTATTTAATATGACAACCATCATGACCAATCAAAAAATTCATTTATTGGGTATGATGACAGAAGCAATACATACACCATTTATGTCTGATAGAGCTTTGGCGATTGAAAATGCTCAATATATTTTTACAACGATGAAAGATATAAGTGAAGAAATAGAATTTAAAAAAGGTGGAATTATTGAAAATCGTGCTAAAGAAGTATTAAATAATGCAAATAATTTACTTTCGAAAATCGAAAAAATGGGAATCTTTGAGACATTAGAAAAAGGCATTTTTGCTGGAATAAAACGTCCACAAAATGGTGGTAAAGGATTAGAAAATGTCTTTAAAAAAGAAAATGCCTATTTTAATCTTGTATTAGATTTAATGGTAGAGGAATTAAAGGAGGTTTAA